A DNA window from Labrys wisconsinensis contains the following coding sequences:
- a CDS encoding PLP-dependent transferase: MTDFADSADTIVAHDGDHAFDAVVPPIVQTSLFTFSSFDEMVSTYKGERSRMVYSRVTNPTVRAFEEKLAALEAADDAIGFASGMAAISGTVLAFVEPGDRIVCVRHVYPDSYRLFETLLKRWKVTTTYVDGRDHEAVAAALKGARLFYMESPTSWMMEAHDVGALAALAKAEGVVTVIDNSWATPVFQQPVTLGVDLVLHSASKYIGGHSDTVAGVVAGSAALIRRIRQTIHPYIGAKLAPFEAWLLLRGLRTLPVRMRSHEAACLTIARRLQALKPVTAVHHPGLANRLPPGLIGTSGLFSLELDESVDIPAFCNALQLFKLGVSWGGHESLVVPALVTRHQAAGPNSAIDFGVPERVVRLHVGLEGVDALWRDIEQALASASTTGREAPGLASL, encoded by the coding sequence ATGACCGATTTCGCCGACAGCGCGGACACCATCGTCGCCCATGACGGCGACCATGCCTTCGACGCGGTGGTGCCGCCGATCGTGCAGACCTCGCTGTTCACCTTCTCCTCCTTCGACGAGATGGTGTCGACCTACAAGGGCGAGCGCTCGCGCATGGTCTATTCGCGGGTGACCAACCCGACCGTGCGCGCCTTCGAGGAGAAGCTGGCGGCGCTGGAGGCGGCGGACGATGCCATCGGCTTCGCCAGCGGCATGGCGGCGATCTCGGGCACGGTGCTGGCCTTCGTCGAGCCCGGCGACCGCATCGTCTGCGTGCGCCACGTCTATCCCGACAGCTACCGCCTGTTCGAGACGCTGCTGAAGCGCTGGAAGGTGACGACCACCTATGTCGACGGCCGCGACCACGAGGCGGTGGCCGCCGCGCTCAAGGGCGCCAGGCTGTTCTACATGGAGAGCCCGACCAGCTGGATGATGGAGGCGCACGATGTCGGCGCCCTCGCCGCCCTCGCCAAGGCCGAAGGCGTCGTCACCGTCATCGACAACAGCTGGGCGACGCCGGTGTTCCAGCAGCCGGTGACGCTCGGCGTCGACCTCGTGCTGCATTCGGCCTCGAAATATATCGGCGGCCACAGCGACACGGTGGCCGGCGTCGTCGCCGGCAGCGCCGCGCTGATCCGGCGCATCCGCCAGACCATCCATCCCTATATCGGCGCCAAGCTCGCCCCGTTCGAGGCCTGGCTGCTGCTGCGCGGCCTGCGCACCCTCCCCGTCCGCATGCGCAGCCACGAGGCCGCGTGCCTGACCATCGCCCGCCGCCTCCAGGCGCTGAAGCCGGTGACGGCGGTGCACCATCCCGGTCTGGCCAACCGGCTGCCGCCTGGCCTCATCGGCACCTCGGGCCTGTTCTCCCTGGAGCTCGACGAGAGCGTCGACATCCCGGCCTTCTGCAACGCCTTGCAACTGTTCAAGCTCGGGGTGAGCTGGGGCGGCCACGAGAGCCTGGTCGTGCCGGCGCTGGTGACGCGCCACCAGGCGGCGGGGCCCAATTCGGCGATCGATTTCGGCGTGCCCGAGCGCGTCGTCCGCCTTCACGTCGGCCTGGAGGGCGTCGACGCCCTCTGGCGCGACATCGAGCAGGCGCTGGCCAGCGCCTCGACCACGGGGAGGGAAGCACCGGGCCTGGCAAGCCTGTGA
- a CDS encoding ABC transporter permease, producing the protein MASEGAATGAVRPPAARRRRKWPPEASIFLVLLGMALAFEVLGWIVTGQSFLVNRERLVVMILQVSVIGIIAVGVTQVIITGGVDLSSGSVVGLTAMMAASFAQTSDYARAVYPALTDLPVIVPVAVGMAAGLAAGLINGSLVAYAGIPPFIATLGMMVTARGLAKWYTRGQPVSMLSDGYAAIGSGIWPVVIFLGVALIFHIALRYTRYGKFTYAIGANVQAARVSGIDVGRHLVKVYAIAGLLAGLAGVVTAARAISGQAGMGVMYELDAIAAAVIGGASLAGGVGRITGTVIGTIILGVMTSGFTFLRIDAYYQEIVKGIIIVAAVIADQYRQHRRRRA; encoded by the coding sequence ATGGCGAGCGAAGGCGCGGCTACGGGCGCGGTGCGTCCTCCGGCGGCACGGCGCCGGCGCAAATGGCCGCCGGAGGCCAGCATCTTCCTGGTGCTCCTCGGGATGGCGCTGGCCTTCGAGGTGCTCGGCTGGATCGTCACCGGCCAGAGCTTCCTGGTGAACAGGGAACGCCTGGTGGTGATGATCCTGCAGGTCTCCGTGATCGGCATCATCGCCGTCGGCGTGACGCAGGTGATCATCACCGGCGGCGTCGACCTCTCCTCGGGATCCGTCGTCGGCCTCACCGCGATGATGGCGGCGAGCTTCGCGCAGACCTCGGACTATGCCCGTGCCGTCTATCCCGCGCTGACCGACCTGCCCGTCATCGTGCCCGTGGCCGTCGGCATGGCGGCCGGGCTCGCCGCCGGCCTGATCAACGGCAGCCTCGTCGCCTATGCCGGCATCCCGCCCTTCATCGCCACGCTCGGGATGATGGTCACCGCCCGGGGCCTGGCCAAATGGTACACGCGCGGCCAACCGGTCAGCATGCTCTCGGACGGCTATGCCGCCATCGGCTCGGGCATCTGGCCGGTGGTGATCTTCCTCGGCGTCGCCCTGATCTTCCACATCGCCCTGCGCTATACCCGCTACGGCAAGTTCACCTATGCCATCGGCGCCAACGTCCAGGCGGCGCGGGTCTCCGGCATCGATGTCGGCCGCCACCTGGTCAAGGTCTACGCCATTGCCGGCCTGCTGGCGGGCCTCGCCGGCGTCGTCACCGCGGCGCGCGCCATCTCCGGCCAGGCCGGCATGGGCGTGATGTACGAGCTCGACGCCATCGCCGCGGCGGTGATCGGCGGCGCCTCGCTCGCCGGCGGCGTGGGGCGCATCACCGGCACGGTGATCGGCACCATCATCCTCGGCGTGATGACCTCCGGCTTCACCTTCCTGCGGATCGACGCCTACTATCAGGAGATCGTCAAGGGCATCATCATCGTCGCCGCCGTGATCGCCGACCAGTATCGCCAGCACCGGCGCCGCCGGGCGTGA
- a CDS encoding MocE family 2Fe-2S type ferredoxin — protein MSEWIEACDAGEIDREDVIRFDHAGRTFAIYRSRDDAYFATDGLCTHEKVHLAEGLVMDEIIECPKHNGRFDYRTGQAKGGPVCVNLRTYPVKVEAGRVHLKLG, from the coding sequence ATGAGCGAATGGATCGAAGCCTGCGACGCCGGCGAGATCGATCGGGAGGACGTGATCCGCTTCGACCATGCCGGGCGCACCTTCGCGATCTATCGCTCGCGGGACGACGCCTATTTCGCCACCGACGGCCTGTGCACCCACGAGAAGGTGCACCTCGCCGAGGGCCTCGTCATGGACGAGATCATCGAGTGCCCGAAGCATAATGGCCGCTTCGACTACAGGACCGGGCAAGCCAAGGGCGGGCCGGTCTGCGTCAACCTCAGGACCTATCCGGTCAAGGTCGAAGCCGGCAGGGTTCATCTCAAGCTGGGGTGA
- a CDS encoding FadR/GntR family transcriptional regulator, which yields MRKPSIDGLSPLPPADRVESVLRAMAGFIAQSKLGAGDRLPTERQLTEALAVGRSTVREAISQLQVMGVVESRKGSGTYLLRPFSADAIHMPLVIDAAHLRDRLLQTLEVRRGIEMEASAVAALRRTPADLVVIEEKLDQMERVHIAKGTSGREDLAYHLSIYDATHNPLFRQLLEQIREAFESFFDEPFDRPDFARRSFPFHRELFDAIRDQDAPKARAKTLAILDIVEEDIKDMSQ from the coding sequence ATGCGCAAGCCTTCCATCGATGGCCTCTCGCCGCTGCCGCCCGCCGACCGGGTGGAGAGCGTGCTGCGCGCCATGGCCGGGTTCATTGCGCAATCCAAGCTCGGCGCCGGCGACCGCCTGCCGACGGAGCGCCAGCTCACCGAGGCCCTCGCCGTCGGCCGCTCCACCGTGCGCGAGGCGATCAGCCAGCTGCAGGTCATGGGCGTGGTCGAATCGCGCAAGGGCAGCGGCACCTACCTCCTGCGCCCGTTCTCGGCCGACGCCATCCACATGCCGCTGGTGATCGACGCCGCGCACCTGCGCGACCGGCTCCTGCAGACGCTGGAGGTGCGCCGCGGCATCGAGATGGAGGCGAGCGCCGTCGCCGCGCTGCGCCGTACGCCGGCCGACCTCGTCGTCATCGAGGAGAAGCTCGACCAGATGGAGCGGGTGCACATCGCCAAGGGCACGTCCGGGCGCGAGGACCTCGCCTATCACCTCTCCATCTACGACGCGACGCACAACCCGCTGTTCCGCCAGCTGCTCGAGCAGATCCGCGAGGCCTTCGAAAGCTTCTTCGACGAGCCGTTCGACCGGCCGGACTTCGCCCGCCGCTCCTTCCCCTTCCACCGCGAGCTGTTCGACGCCATCCGCGACCAGGACGCGCCCAAGGCCCGGGCCAAGACCCTCGCCATCCTCGACATCGTCGAGGAGGACATCAAGGACATGTCGCAATGA
- a CDS encoding sugar ABC transporter ATP-binding protein codes for MASPIEHCAPDAGGRHDGAELLAVEGIHKAFPGVVALDDVSFRLRRGSVHALMGENGAGKSTLMKIIAGIHQPDAGTIRLNGEAVRLASPLDALKRGIAMIHQELNLMAFMTVAENIWIGREPRNRLGLVDHRELNRRTADLFAQLRIDVDPEAEVRSLTVATRQMVEIAKAVSFESDVLIMDEPTSALTEREVAHLFRIIRGLKAEGKGIVYITHKMNELFEIADEVSVFRDGRHIASDRAEALTRNDIIRMMVGREITQMFPKETVPIGDVVLSVRGLSLDGVFRDVSFDIRAGEILGVAGLVGSGRSNVAETIFGVTPASAGRIEVRGRPVRVDSPGTAMRHGMAFLTEDRKETGCFLILDVLENMQVAVLNRAFCTAGFVAQNAVNAACEEMRATLRVKTPDLQERIQNLSGGNQQKVLVGRWLLTQPKILILDEPTRGIDVGAKAEIHKLISRLAGEGVAVMMISSELPEVLGMSDRIMVMHQGRVTGFLDRAAADQVKVMELAAQ; via the coding sequence ATGGCAAGCCCGATCGAGCACTGCGCCCCCGATGCCGGTGGGCGCCATGACGGCGCCGAGCTCCTGGCGGTGGAAGGCATCCACAAAGCGTTCCCGGGCGTGGTGGCGCTCGACGACGTCTCCTTCCGCCTCCGGCGCGGCAGCGTCCACGCCCTGATGGGCGAGAACGGAGCCGGCAAATCGACCCTGATGAAGATCATCGCCGGCATCCACCAGCCGGATGCCGGCACCATCCGCCTCAACGGCGAGGCGGTCCGTCTCGCCTCGCCCCTCGACGCTTTGAAGCGCGGCATCGCCATGATCCATCAGGAGCTGAACCTGATGGCGTTCATGACGGTGGCGGAGAACATCTGGATCGGCCGCGAGCCGCGCAACCGGCTCGGCCTGGTCGATCACCGCGAGCTCAACCGGCGCACGGCGGACCTGTTCGCGCAGCTCAGGATCGACGTCGACCCCGAGGCGGAGGTCCGCAGCCTGACGGTCGCGACCCGGCAGATGGTCGAGATCGCCAAGGCCGTGTCCTTCGAGTCCGACGTGCTGATCATGGACGAGCCGACCTCGGCCCTGACCGAACGGGAGGTGGCGCATCTCTTCCGGATCATCCGCGGCCTCAAGGCCGAGGGCAAAGGCATCGTCTACATCACCCACAAGATGAACGAGCTGTTCGAGATCGCCGACGAGGTCTCCGTCTTCCGCGACGGGCGCCACATCGCCAGCGACCGTGCCGAGGCCCTCACCCGCAACGACATCATCCGCATGATGGTCGGGCGCGAGATCACCCAGATGTTCCCGAAGGAGACGGTGCCGATCGGCGACGTCGTGCTGTCGGTGCGGGGACTCTCCCTCGACGGCGTCTTCCGGGACGTCTCCTTCGACATCCGCGCCGGCGAGATCCTCGGCGTCGCCGGTCTGGTCGGCTCCGGCCGCAGCAACGTGGCCGAGACCATCTTCGGCGTGACGCCGGCGAGCGCCGGGCGTATCGAGGTGCGGGGCCGGCCGGTGCGCGTCGATTCCCCCGGCACGGCCATGCGTCACGGCATGGCCTTCCTCACCGAGGACCGCAAGGAGACCGGCTGCTTCCTCATCCTCGACGTGCTCGAGAACATGCAGGTGGCGGTGCTGAACCGGGCATTCTGCACGGCCGGCTTCGTCGCCCAGAACGCAGTGAACGCCGCCTGCGAGGAGATGCGGGCGACGCTGCGGGTGAAGACGCCCGACCTGCAGGAGCGCATCCAGAACCTGTCCGGCGGCAACCAGCAGAAGGTGCTGGTCGGGCGCTGGCTCCTGACGCAGCCGAAGATCCTGATCCTGGACGAGCCGACGCGCGGCATCGACGTCGGCGCCAAGGCCGAGATCCACAAGCTGATCAGCCGCCTCGCCGGCGAGGGCGTGGCTGTCATGATGATCTCGTCCGAGCTGCCGGAAGTGCTCGGCATGAGCGACCGCATCATGGTGATGCACCAGGGCCGCGTCACCGGCTTCCTCGACCGCGCCGCGGCCGACCAGGTCAAGGTGATGGAGCTCGCGGCCCAATGA
- a CDS encoding fatty acid desaturase family protein, whose product MDRARSGDDLRPSRRDYSLVGRDARRAVETGLAAAEWYHTDIPRKLMKELMKRSDGPAIRDTLIWLAALGLSAAGGTWFWGTAWCVPFFFVYGTLYGSASDSRWHECGHGTAFRTPWMNDAVYQLACFMIMRNPVTWRWSHARHHTDTVIVGRDPEIAVMRPPDLVRLVLNLFGLLDAWHAMLDMARNAAGRMSAEERTFIPEQEQPKAIRIARVWLAIYMATVALALALHSWLPLMLVGLPRLYGAWHHVMTGLLQHGGLADNVTDHRLNSRTVTMNPLSRFIYWNMNYHVEHHMFPMVPYHALPRLHDLIKNDLPAPSPSILAGYREMIPAFLRQLRNEDYCLKRELPPTARPYREDLHDVASMAAE is encoded by the coding sequence ATGGACAGGGCGCGCAGCGGCGACGATCTCCGGCCATCCCGGCGCGACTACAGCCTGGTCGGGCGCGATGCCCGGCGCGCCGTCGAGACCGGCCTGGCGGCCGCGGAATGGTACCACACCGACATTCCGCGCAAGCTGATGAAGGAGCTGATGAAGCGCTCCGACGGCCCCGCCATCCGCGACACGCTGATCTGGCTGGCGGCGCTGGGCCTCTCGGCCGCCGGCGGCACCTGGTTCTGGGGCACGGCGTGGTGCGTGCCGTTCTTCTTCGTCTACGGCACGCTCTACGGCTCGGCGAGCGACTCGCGCTGGCACGAATGCGGCCACGGCACGGCGTTCAGGACGCCATGGATGAACGATGCCGTCTATCAGCTCGCCTGCTTCATGATCATGCGCAATCCCGTGACCTGGCGCTGGAGCCATGCGAGGCACCACACCGACACGGTGATCGTCGGGCGCGATCCGGAGATCGCCGTGATGCGGCCGCCGGACCTGGTGCGGCTGGTGCTGAACCTCTTCGGCCTGCTCGATGCCTGGCACGCGATGCTCGACATGGCCCGCAACGCCGCCGGCCGGATGAGCGCCGAGGAGAGGACCTTCATTCCGGAGCAGGAGCAGCCCAAGGCGATCCGCATCGCCCGCGTCTGGCTGGCCATCTACATGGCGACCGTCGCGCTCGCCCTCGCCCTGCACTCCTGGCTGCCGCTGATGCTGGTCGGCCTGCCGCGGCTCTACGGCGCCTGGCATCACGTGATGACGGGGCTGCTGCAGCACGGGGGCCTGGCCGACAACGTCACCGACCATCGGCTGAACAGCCGCACCGTCACCATGAACCCGTTAAGCCGCTTCATCTACTGGAACATGAACTATCACGTGGAGCACCACATGTTCCCGATGGTGCCCTATCACGCCCTGCCCAGGCTGCACGACCTGATCAAGAACGACCTGCCGGCGCCGAGCCCGTCGATCCTGGCCGGCTATCGCGAGATGATCCCGGCCTTCCTGCGCCAACTGCGCAACGAGGACTATTGTCTGAAGCGCGAGCTGCCGCCGACGGCGCGGCCCTATCGCGAGGACCTGCACGACGTCGCGTCCATGGCGGCGGAATGA
- a CDS encoding carbohydrate ABC transporter permease — protein sequence MRGSARKRATLWTMHYLAIGLYVLFALFPLYWLLKVSVTPNDLLYSEGVRLWPSRTGFEHYASVISHSDFPLFFRNSVIVSGSTAIITTLVAAGAGYAFSRFAFRGKFWLVGLMLVTQMFPLVMIIAPIFKLFAPLGLTNSLTGLIVIYVAYNVPFAAFLMQSFFDGIPKDLEEAAMIDGATRFKAVLQIILPLTLPGLAATLGFVFTAAWSELLFALMLNSAQAATTFPVGLLSFVSKFSVDFGQMMAASVLALIPACAFFFLIQRYLVQGLTAGAVKG from the coding sequence ATGCGCGGATCGGCACGCAAGCGCGCGACGCTCTGGACGATGCACTATCTGGCCATCGGCCTCTACGTCCTGTTCGCCCTCTTCCCGCTCTACTGGCTGCTCAAGGTCTCGGTGACGCCGAACGACCTGCTCTACAGCGAGGGCGTGCGGCTCTGGCCCTCGCGCACCGGCTTCGAGCACTACGCCTCGGTGATCAGCCATTCCGATTTCCCGCTGTTCTTCCGCAACAGCGTCATCGTCTCCGGCTCCACGGCGATCATCACCACGCTGGTGGCGGCGGGCGCGGGCTACGCCTTCTCGCGCTTCGCCTTCCGCGGCAAGTTCTGGCTGGTCGGGCTGATGCTGGTGACGCAGATGTTCCCGCTGGTGATGATCATCGCGCCGATCTTCAAGCTGTTCGCCCCGCTCGGCCTCACCAACAGCCTCACCGGCCTGATCGTCATCTACGTCGCCTACAACGTGCCCTTCGCCGCCTTCCTGATGCAGTCCTTCTTCGACGGCATCCCCAAGGACCTGGAGGAGGCTGCGATGATCGACGGGGCGACGCGCTTCAAGGCGGTGCTGCAGATCATCCTGCCGCTGACCCTGCCGGGCCTCGCGGCGACGCTCGGCTTCGTCTTCACCGCCGCCTGGAGCGAGCTCCTGTTCGCGCTGATGCTGAACTCGGCCCAGGCCGCCACCACCTTCCCGGTCGGGCTGCTCTCCTTCGTGTCGAAATTCTCGGTCGATTTCGGGCAGATGATGGCGGCGAGCGTGCTCGCCCTCATTCCGGCCTGCGCCTTCTTCTTCCTCATCCAGCGCTATCTCGTGCAGGGCCTGACGGCCGGCGCGGTCAAGGGGTAA
- a CDS encoding ABC transporter ATP-binding protein, which translates to MASIDIQAVRKSFGPVSILKGIDLAIAAGEFVVLVGPSGCGKSTLLRLIAGLEDMTSGQIRIGGVVVNDLPPKDRDIAMVFQSYALYPHMSVRDNMSYSLKLKKTPRERIAEAVNRAGAKLGLDALQDRKPRQLSGGQRQRVAMGRAIVRKPKAFLFDEPLSNLDARLREQMRFEIKKLHRDLEATSVYVTHDQIEAMTMADRIVAMNGGVIQQVGTPLELYDDPANMFVAGFIGSPAMNFLNGTATAAERGIVVRVGEAVLATLPPVAGLPADGRVVVGVRPERVACGTAGVNARADLVEPTGLGTVLHLQLDGQDFKAFTTDRPAITVGEQVPLAVAAGDLRLFDPRTGERLRPAS; encoded by the coding sequence ATGGCCTCCATCGACATCCAAGCCGTGCGCAAGAGCTTCGGCCCGGTCTCCATCCTCAAGGGCATCGACCTCGCCATTGCCGCCGGCGAGTTCGTCGTGCTGGTCGGCCCCTCCGGCTGCGGCAAGTCGACGCTGCTGCGCCTGATCGCCGGGCTGGAGGACATGACCTCGGGCCAGATCCGCATCGGCGGCGTCGTGGTCAACGACCTGCCGCCCAAGGACCGCGACATCGCCATGGTGTTCCAGTCCTACGCGCTCTATCCCCACATGAGCGTGCGCGACAACATGAGCTACAGCCTGAAGCTGAAGAAGACGCCGCGCGAGCGCATCGCCGAGGCGGTCAACCGGGCCGGCGCCAAGCTCGGCCTCGACGCCCTGCAGGACCGCAAGCCGCGCCAGCTCTCGGGCGGCCAGCGCCAGCGTGTCGCCATGGGCCGCGCCATCGTGCGCAAGCCCAAGGCCTTCCTGTTCGACGAGCCCTTGTCCAACCTCGACGCCCGATTGCGCGAGCAGATGCGCTTCGAGATCAAGAAGCTGCACCGCGACCTCGAGGCGACCTCGGTCTACGTCACCCACGACCAGATCGAGGCCATGACCATGGCCGACCGCATCGTCGCCATGAACGGCGGCGTGATCCAGCAGGTCGGCACGCCGCTCGAGCTCTACGACGATCCCGCCAACATGTTCGTCGCCGGCTTCATCGGCTCGCCGGCGATGAACTTCCTGAACGGCACGGCCACGGCCGCCGAGCGGGGCATCGTCGTGCGCGTCGGGGAGGCCGTGCTCGCCACCCTGCCGCCGGTCGCCGGCCTGCCGGCGGACGGGCGCGTCGTCGTCGGCGTCCGGCCCGAGCGCGTCGCATGCGGCACCGCCGGGGTGAACGCCCGCGCCGACCTGGTCGAGCCGACCGGCCTCGGCACGGTGCTGCACCTCCAGCTCGACGGCCAGGACTTCAAGGCCTTCACCACCGACCGCCCGGCGATCACCGTCGGCGAGCAGGTGCCGCTCGCGGTGGCGGCGGGCGACCTGCGCCTGTTCGATCCGCGGACCGGCGAGCGGCTGCGCCCGGCGAGCTGA
- a CDS encoding carbohydrate ABC transporter permease — protein sequence MAVEALSIGPSRRRFVLAVEPYLYAAPSVFLIAAIMLVPLVIGLSYAFRDIQLLNPFGGGFVGLDNFRELWADANFWNALKNTFVWTVSAVVLQFVFGLILALLLNRPFPGRSIVQALVFLPWAVPTFLSGLDWAWLFNPVVGPLPHWAHALGLMATPENILSDPRTALWGPIIACVWWGIPFFAITLLAALQSIPKDIYEAAEIDGASSFERFRSITVPFLAPTVAITVMLRTVWIANSADLIVVMTKGGPADSSQIVASYIFTQAFQRLDFGYASAIAAALLVLLLAYAFLLVALRQLLIKAS from the coding sequence ATGGCCGTCGAGGCACTCAGCATCGGACCGAGCCGGCGGCGCTTCGTGCTCGCCGTCGAACCCTATCTCTATGCCGCCCCGTCCGTGTTCCTGATCGCGGCGATCATGCTGGTGCCGCTGGTCATCGGCCTGTCCTATGCCTTCCGCGACATCCAGCTGCTCAACCCCTTCGGCGGCGGCTTCGTCGGGCTCGACAATTTCCGCGAGCTGTGGGCTGACGCCAATTTCTGGAACGCGCTGAAGAACACCTTCGTCTGGACCGTGTCCGCGGTGGTGCTGCAGTTCGTCTTCGGCCTGATCCTGGCCCTGCTGCTCAATCGGCCCTTCCCCGGCCGCAGCATCGTCCAGGCCCTGGTGTTCCTGCCCTGGGCGGTGCCGACCTTCCTCTCCGGGCTCGACTGGGCCTGGCTGTTCAACCCGGTGGTCGGCCCCCTGCCCCACTGGGCCCATGCGCTGGGGCTGATGGCGACGCCGGAGAACATCCTGTCGGACCCGCGCACCGCGCTGTGGGGCCCGATCATCGCCTGCGTCTGGTGGGGCATCCCCTTCTTCGCCATCACCCTGCTGGCGGCGCTGCAGTCGATCCCCAAGGACATCTACGAGGCGGCCGAGATCGACGGGGCATCGAGCTTCGAGCGCTTCCGCTCCATCACCGTGCCGTTCCTCGCGCCCACGGTGGCCATCACCGTGATGCTGCGCACGGTGTGGATCGCCAATTCCGCCGACCTGATCGTGGTCATGACCAAGGGCGGACCGGCCGATTCCTCGCAGATCGTCGCGAGCTACATCTTCACCCAGGCCTTCCAGCGCCTCGACTTCGGCTATGCCTCGGCCATCGCCGCGGCGCTCCTGGTGCTGCTGCTGGCCTATGCCTTCCTGCTGGTGGCGCTGCGCCAGCTCCTCATCAAGGCGAGTTGA
- a CDS encoding ABC transporter substrate-binding protein: MIRKLLLAAAATMMVAGTAQADTTLKLVEVITSPERTETLKSIVKTFEDANPGVKVEIVSLPWGQAFEKFATMVSAGDTPDVVEMPDRWLSLYANNGMLESLEPYLAKWEHTKDLNDRALQMGRYVKNTAYALPYGFYLRALFYNKKLFADAKVDAPPKTMDEFMDAAKKVSALPGKSGYCLRGGPGGLNGWMMMGATMNGDDTYFKPDGTSTMADPGWVKGVTFLVDLYKNGYAPKDSVNWGFNEIVSGFYSGTCAMLDQDPDALIAIAERMNKDDYDVVPMPKGPAGKAFPTIGYGSWSMFSNSKEKDLAWKLIATLDGPEGNIAWNKKIGALPIYTAAEKDPFYADPKFKGWFAELADKNVIPTVMPTYLSEFAFFADSIAVKTTQQALLGQLSPEDLAKQWADYLTKAQQKYLAEKK, translated from the coding sequence ATGATCAGAAAACTGCTCCTCGCCGCCGCCGCGACCATGATGGTCGCCGGCACGGCCCAGGCCGACACCACGCTCAAATTGGTCGAGGTCATCACCAGCCCCGAGCGCACCGAGACGCTCAAGAGCATCGTCAAGACCTTCGAGGACGCCAATCCCGGCGTGAAGGTCGAGATCGTCTCGCTGCCCTGGGGCCAGGCCTTCGAGAAATTCGCCACCATGGTCTCGGCCGGCGACACGCCCGACGTGGTCGAGATGCCGGACCGCTGGCTCTCCCTCTACGCCAACAACGGCATGCTGGAGAGCCTGGAGCCCTATCTGGCCAAGTGGGAGCACACCAAGGACCTGAACGACCGCGCCCTGCAGATGGGCCGCTACGTCAAGAACACCGCCTATGCGCTGCCCTACGGCTTCTATCTCCGGGCGCTGTTCTACAACAAGAAGCTGTTCGCCGACGCCAAGGTCGATGCTCCACCCAAGACCATGGACGAGTTCATGGACGCGGCCAAGAAGGTCTCGGCCCTGCCCGGCAAGTCCGGCTACTGCCTGCGCGGCGGGCCCGGCGGCCTCAACGGCTGGATGATGATGGGCGCCACCATGAACGGCGACGACACCTACTTCAAGCCGGACGGCACCTCCACCATGGCCGACCCCGGCTGGGTCAAGGGCGTCACCTTCCTGGTCGACCTCTACAAGAACGGCTACGCGCCGAAGGACAGCGTCAACTGGGGCTTCAACGAAATCGTCTCCGGCTTCTATTCCGGCACCTGCGCGATGCTCGACCAGGATCCGGACGCGCTCATCGCCATCGCCGAGCGCATGAACAAGGACGATTACGACGTCGTGCCCATGCCCAAGGGTCCGGCCGGCAAGGCCTTCCCCACCATCGGCTACGGCAGCTGGTCGATGTTCTCCAACTCCAAGGAGAAGGACCTCGCCTGGAAGCTGATCGCCACCCTCGACGGCCCGGAGGGCAACATCGCCTGGAACAAGAAGATCGGCGCGCTGCCGATCTACACGGCGGCGGAGAAGGACCCCTTCTACGCCGATCCCAAGTTCAAGGGCTGGTTCGCCGAGCTCGCCGACAAGAACGTCATCCCGACGGTGATGCCGACCTATCTGTCCGAGTTCGCCTTCTTCGCCGATTCGATCGCGGTGAAGACGACGCAGCAGGCCCTGCTCGGCCAGCTCTCGCCGGAGGATCTCGCCAAGCAATGGGCGGATTATCTGACCAAGGCACAGCAGAAGTACCTGGCGGAGAAGAAGTAG